From Clarias gariepinus isolate MV-2021 ecotype Netherlands chromosome 18, CGAR_prim_01v2, whole genome shotgun sequence:
TTTAGCCTACCTGAAGCTCGCGTCTCCTTCTGTCAAACAACAACTCAATCCCGGAAGTGTCAACACACAAGGCTCCTCCCACCCGGGGGCTGGACTGTTCGTGGTGACCAATCAACGATGACTCACTTGACCTTAACCAATCATCACTATCcacctttataaaataaaatttcattgaaAAATAAGCATACAAAATTTCAGTTGTAGGTcttgaagaaaaacaaagttGTCTCATTAGCTAAtaagaaatgtaagaaatgtatCTTGTTCCACATACACCTGTCATCCATAACATTATGGCCACCTGCCTCATATTGAGCAGGTCTCCCCTTTTGCCAATATaatagtgatgcactgtgtgttctgacacctttctatcacgaccgacattaatttttttctcagtttctACACTAGCCCTTCTTTTGGATCGAaatacacgggccagccttcactccccgcGCGCATTAGTGAGCTTTGGCTGCCTGTGACCCTGACGCCAGATTTCCTTGCTTGGATCACTTTTAGTCCTGACCAGCttacaagagctgcagttttggagtttctCTGACCCGGTCCTTTGACAATTTGGCCCTTTTTAAAGTCACTCAAATATTTATACTTGCCAATtatttctgcttccaacacatcaatttcaggaaagaaaatggttcccttgctgcctaatatatcccaccctcTTCTAGTCgccattgtaatgagatattgaAAATATAGCTACAATAAGAAGGGCCAAATagtgatggctagacaactccaaaactgcagctgttCTGAAATATTCCCAGACTGCAGCGGTCAGGATCTACTAAAAGTAATTAAAGGAAGGAAAACCTATAAACCAGCAACAGGGTAATGGgcagccaaggctcactgatgcacatggggagggacggctgatccaatagaagagctattGTAActcaaattgaggaaaaggttaatgctggtttcaATAGAAATCTGAGTGCATAGATCATTACTGTTTTTACGTATAgtatatttgcatattcttGTAAGTTATAAAATGAACAACAGTTTGCTGTACAGCTGAGTAGCCTAACATTATGAGGCGGCCATCTTGGATAACAATATCCCATTTCTTTGGCAAAGTTAGCCAAAGAAAAAACAcgtaaaaacatgtttttcagataaaactccaatttgtaaataaagatatataattttataatataattttttatttcttcttgctaccatccttgctAACTTTCTTGGAACTTATGGTGCTGGGTCTTCACTCCttgttgcacaaaaaaaaaacacgtaaaAACAATCGTGAAACAAGGTTTGAACAGCTCCCAAACCTACATGCAatttatacccctatctcacggTTTGACTCGCGGTAAGATGCGTTCCGCTGGCGTTCCGCTGGTGTTCCGCGAAGTGTAAACAACCGCAGGCTCCCGCAAGGAcgggcaaaaaaattaaacatgtctaATTTTTCgcatggaaagatggaaactcacagcgccaaaaactcgcggtgaatcataaTAAACCGTATttatggccaccgcgcgaaaccgcgtaggtgagatagaggtactGTATTAGCCAGTGTTCAGTTTGATTCAGTTTGTTCGTttgtatgctgaaaatgctttgcaTGTCGATGAAAATTTCCTGCAAATTCCAATTCTTAGTGCAAAATTTGTAAAAGAGAGTGTAATAAGAAAGGGTACAATATTTGTATGCTGAGGATCCACAGTAGTTTATGAAAAATGAGgattgtatttataaaaaatgtgttgaatGAGATTGAGTCCATGCTGATTACATTAACTTTTAGCTCTGGCGGAAAGCTAAAGAAGCAAATGTCCTGTGCATGAAGTATTTGGGTTTTATGACCTAAAAGGAAGccatttaaaacaaatctaCACGTTAAGACAAATAAGATCCAGAAAAAATGGGCTGGGAAATTTACAGATCATGGAGATTTAGGCCAAACTGTAGGTTCTTTCACCATCCAGTTACCAAGTTGTAACTTTTTAGCTCTCTGCAAGTCTTGCCATTTTCATAGTTTTGTGAATTGTGCagcaaaacatgcaaacacaactTTTACAAATTCACTACTAAATTAGGCCCAATAAAAGTAGACTGGCTGAAGGATTGTGTTAAATATCAATGAtgcatgtctttttaaaaaagcctCAATGCAGATCCGGGAGGCCTCAATGTAGGACACCGAACATTTGTTCTGAACTGAACGGACGACGGTTGGTACACATCTGCAACATAATTATTGTAACCCATGTGTAGCAATGCACAGTTGGGCAACTGCATTTGTTGGATGATGCAAATTCAGCCTTAGTGAAATCTCTAGAAGCCAGAACATTGACACCAGTCTACAAATACATGCTCTTTTGTTTACAAAAATAGGGAAATGCAGTAAGGTGAGAGGAGTGGATGTACTGTAGAGGAGTGCAGGGTGCAGGTCTAGAGactaaaatgtggtttaaaaacacaaaaactaaTATACTTAATATACTAAAatatggataaaaataaatataattagctgaaaacatcagatgaaaagattttaaatgacaagataattattttgtgaaaaaccttaaaaaattgttttgtctAAATTAGATTGACTGTagtgttatttattaatcttattactaaaactagactaaaacaTCAAAGTTTCCTTAGACTAAgactagactaaaatgtccagacttttagttgactaaaacttcaacaaagaaaaataggttcagattgactaaatatgataaaaactaccAGGGACATTTATCCAGGGTCTAAACTGAAattgaaaatagctgacaaaaggCAAGAAAGCAGTCGAGGCCTGTGTTGCAGTTACTGAGCTTCATATGTGGGTCCTAGGACCATAAAACACCTCCTGGAACATATTGTGGATCCACTGGAACATTCAtcctttctgtttttaaaagaacCTCATTGCTTTGCATTGTAGTGAAGAAGTAATGTCTCTCTACACTTTCTAGGTCTCAGCTAGGAGCGTGTCTGCTGTACAagtgaataatttataattatataaaaataatttttataaataaatactgtatagtaggattgtttaaaattatatgaaAACCAGACACCAATTATAGAATTTCAATAAAAGATTCCCAGAGTTTTTAGTGTTCTGTGGTGGACACTTTGGTAGACATTCGCTCCTgttgttttgttatgtttaatattgtttaaacCGATGAGTGAGGCTGATGTAATGACAGCTATCATGCAGTTGTGATCAGGtctcctgtttattttttattcataacttaaataatgatgtattccaatcatccataacattacaatgcaaacaCATCATGACCAATATTGCgcaggttccccttgtgccgcATAGGCAGTTCTGACTCCATAAGACCTCTGGGGGTttgctgtggtgtctgacaATAGGACttgatcctttgggtgctgtgggttgcagggtggggtCTTCACGAATCAGGCTTGTTTCTCcagtgcatcccatgggtgatCAGTGTGATTGGGATCTTGGGGTCATTGGAGGCTGAGTCTGGGATCTTTGGCTTATTGAATGCAGAGTGGTTCAGGCTGTGGTGCACCAGGTTTTCTGGCACCTTTCTTTCTATCCATCTATTCCTTCACTGGACAAACTGATTTTGCATTAGTTAGCTGACTATATTTAGGTGTATATTTGTTGTTTATAATAACTTTTCCCCCAAACCAGTAATGTGACAGGATCTGCTCAAATGTTGGTCGTTTTCGAGGATCCTTTTCCAGACACCACCTTATCAGATTGCAGGAAGCTGTGTGAGCAGTAATATAATTGGTTAAAACAGAAAATTTGCAATAGTATCATCTCTTAATGCTCTGTAATATCTCTTAATTTTCTGTCAATCTGTTTTAGCAATAGTATCATCTCTTAATGCTCTGTAATATCTCTTAATTTTCTGTCAATCTGTTTTTTAAGTAGCGACGCCCtggattattgttattattaacagtaatattgttattatttatagtaataCTGTTATAACTATTGATAGTACATTGGCTGTGTCTGTGAGTTTCATGTTTAAAGTAGGCTGCAGTAACTATATGGGTTGTTATACGCATTTTCCCCAAGAAAAGCGGTGCAACAGTCACAATTTATTCAGGAATTGTGTCCAGTTTTTATCATAATTCAAGCCATTTTGTGTGGACATTTTCCACCTTTTAAGTACAGGTTTGAATGTAATGCCTCTGTGTTTCTTCACCTTCAGACAGATAACGAGGGAAGTGCAGACGGCCTTCCACAATTTCTCCGGAATCATAAAAAGGCACCCTTCCACACAACAGGCTATACAGGAGCACAGCCAGGCCCCAGACAATACTAGGTTCTGCAATGAACTCACTTCTAATGATCCATTCAGGTGGCGAGAAAGTGCCTAAATGAACGACAAAGGAAGAGTATCGCCAGTAAGATTTCAAAATTGATTCACCACTGAATTCCCATCAGATAGACTTATCTCTGAGGTGCAATTACCCGCATATGACTCATAGGGGGCGTCCTTGAGCAAATCACCACATCTGAAATCAATCAGCTTAATTTCAAGCGTATGTGGATTGAGGAGAATATTTTCTTCCTTGATATCTCGATGGACCACTCCCCGGTCGCGGCAGTGACATGCAGCCCAAATGACTTGTTTCATGATGACTTGAGCCAGAGGTTCAGACACTCTGTTGCGTTCATGTCTACAGTAACTGTGGAGATCGATGCAGGCGTCAGGCCGCTCCAGGACTAAGATATATTCAGAGGGTGTCTCGAACCATTCCAGCAAGTTTATCACATACGGACAGTGAGGAGGTTTGCACACAAGCTCCATTAGGGCCACCTCACGAGGGAGTTGGCGTGTCTCACCAGGCTATAATATACGTTAGTATTGGATTGGACACAAATGCATGAAGTCAAAATGaagctgaacaacttttttatttataacagaaATAGCAAATGTGCTAAACAAAGTAGATACATAAAtgcttaaacaattaaaataaatgcttgTGCATACATTTCACATATTTCACATCATTTTCACCCTTCATAGGCATTGttctaaaaagtgtttttttatttagaatattaTAAAACTAAAGTAAATTTACTTACAAGGGTGATATAAGTGTCATCTTTAGCCTTGAACACAAATTTAATAGCCACCTTGAACACAGAAATAGATCAATGGTTAAATTACTATTAACTAACTAAACCAAAAAATATTATCGAGAAAAGTTTTATGGCATTATCATGGATGTGATCTGCTtgaatatttctttctttttcacaggAGACAATGACAATATAGAGGTAAACTGCTAAGCCATTATTAATGACAGGCCACACCTAATAACAGTTTTTCTACAATTTAATCATTACCTTCAAGCTAACCTACTCTCAATCATTATGTTTAGTGAAAGTGCACTTGGTTACCAGCAATAGATTAAGTTTATTGTCACTAAACATAATGATTGAGAGTAGGTTAGCTCTTTTGTCAGCAtatcagtgatttttttattaaggtgttttaatttttattgtaattattgtcattttattacatgtttaaaaatatgagATACAACTGTATACCGTAATAGACGAGTTcacaaatacagaaaaaaaattgcattgtgGGAAATGTCATAGTTTAAAGCCTCATAAACCGGGCTCGCGATCGTAACTCGTAGTAAGTTTTATTGTATGAATCGCTGGATTAAATGATCCAGCATACCTTTTCTATATTTCCCTGCCAAcatttttggagaaaataaaataatacatgaaGCAGTGTATCGATTTCACTTTGTGAACATTTGTATATATTCATCTATGATACAAGAAGATATGATGATATATATAAGATATGCCAGAAATTATTTGCTTCTGATGTCACCTTAGCATTTAATGTGAGTGAATCAGGTTAATTCTggttatttattatatgtagcttcttactgtataaattatctacactcactcactcattgtctatccCTCAtgggacaatttgggaacacctcctgtgggaggaaaccggagtaccatggggggaacatgcaaactccatgcacatagagacaggaatcgagcctggctggaaatcgaacccggactcaggaggtgcaaggcgacagtgctaacgacTACACCACCATACCACCaaattatatacacatacagtactgtgtagtccaaaaaaaaattatctttatgTTAAAATCATACAAGCTTTGATACACGATACATGATATTATTATCGACATCTGAGCAATACGTGATGCCTTATAGACCTTGTATTGTGATCACCAGTGCTTATATTCACCtttttcataaatgtttttcGACTACCTTCATAGACCTCACCAAAGCCCCCTTTTCCCAGCTTCTTTTCCACAGTGTAGCGTCCAAAAAACTTTgctgtaaaaaaacatatatatatatattatttttgtgtctATATATAATACTTTAACCAAAGTGTAAATCACAAAATTTAGCAATATGACTTTGAACAGACCTTTTCGATAAGGGTTCTTTCTTCTCACAGGCTGtgttcctttcatttctttctttcttctccatTTTTTTCCCGGTGTTTCCTCAGACTGAAGCACAGGTTCTTTATGAGAAACCACCAATCTTTTCCTTTTCATTGGGCTCTCCTTGCTTGCTTTTCTACTGAAGGAGTCGACTGCCTCTGAATACTTCTTAGACTTGTTTTTCGTTTGCTGATTCTCTACGTTCTTGTTTCTCCTCCTGCGTATTGGTGCCTCCTCAGACAATGAAACAAGTCCTTTATAAGAACCAACCTCCTTGCCTTCTTCTTTAGTGGTGGAGCCGGATGCCTTAGAAACATTGTTTGTCTTTATCCTGCccatttttctctcttccttcaCTGTTCTGCTCCTTTTCCTTAATGGCTTCTTAGACCAAGGCACGGGCCCTTCATGAGAACCAACCAGCCTTTTTCCTTTCACAGGAATGTCCTTGTGATCTCCTCTAGTGAAGACATTGGATGCCTCTGTGAGTCTAACCATATTCTTCCCTTTATTTTCTCTTCTGCTACTTTTTCTAAGCTGAGACTCAAGTCCATCATGAGAAACATTCATCCTTCTTTTCAAAGGAACTTCCTTGCTTTGCCCTGTAGTGAAGAAGCAGGGTGCCTCTACACAGGTCTCGGCTAGGAGCGAGTGTGCTGAGGAATTGAAGAATCTTATAAATGACAAGGGCTGATTGATGATAATATAAAGTAACCGTGTGTCACCGtacaaaattgtttaaaatgataaataaacacagatacCTATTATATTTCATGatgtattaaatttattaatgatatatatagtttaagtaaaaaaaatcatcagtttGAATAAACTTTCacaaattaacctttttttgttaaccAAATACAATCTTACAAGATGACGAGGACAAGCGCCAGGGCCCTCGCTGTTACGACTGAGATACGAAtcaacatttaatatatatagttaatatatatatatatatatatatatatatatatataacaactatattttattataatatatatattataatatagttGTTTCTGATGTAAAAAGAGAATTAACTTACTATTTGATGGAAAACTGGAAACCCTGTCCTTTTTCCACCAAGCAGAAAATAAAGTATTGAAAAAGCCTATAGCCTTCTGCATGGTGTCTTTGCTTCCCTCAGCAGTGAACAGTGAACAGTGATCTCTTTGAAGTCTGGAGCTGAACTGAACACCTGGACGGCAGAGCGAGTCTTCAACGACGAGGAAAGACGCAACAAtctctctttttatctctctctctctcacacacacctacacacacacacacctacacacacacacacacctacacacacaaatacacgcAACACAAGAATGGACAAAGAAAGAGGGTCGAGATATACATTAAAACATCGCAGGATAGTGAcgagaatatgtgtgtgtatatactgtgtgtgtgtgtgtgtgtgtattgtgtgtgtgtgtgtgtgtgcgcgcgcgcgc
This genomic window contains:
- the LOC128506854 gene encoding serine/threonine-protein kinase pim-2-like encodes the protein MGRIKTNNVSKASGSTTKEEGKEVGSYKGLVSLSEEAPIRRRRNKNVENQQTKNKSKKYSEAVDSFSRKASKESPMKRKRLVVSHKEPVLQSEETPGKKWRRKKEMKGTQPVRRKNPYRKAKFFGRYTVEKKLGKGGFGEVYEGSRKTFMKKVAIKFVFKAKDDTYITLPGETRQLPREVALMELVCKPPHCPYVINLLEWFETPSEYILVLERPDACIDLHSYCRHERNRVSEPLAQVIMKQVIWAACHCRDRGVVHRDIKEENILLNPHTLEIKLIDFRCGDLLKDAPYESYAGTFSPPEWIIRSEFIAEPSIVWGLAVLLYSLLCGRVPFYDSGEIVEGRLHFPRYLSEASCNLIRWCLEKDPRKRPTFEQILSHYWFGGKVIINNKYTPKYSQLTNAKSVCPVKE